The Helicobacter pylori genome contains a region encoding:
- a CDS encoding sugar transporter: protein MMITKQSYKKLALMRVFVFSLSAFIFNTTEFVPVALLSDIAKSFEMESATVGLMITLYAWLVSLGSLPLMLLSAKIERKRLLLFLFALFILSHILSALAWNFWVLLISRAGIALAHSVFWSITASLVIRVAPIGRKQQALGLLALGSSLAMILGLPLGRIIGQMLDWRSTFGVIGGVATLIALLMYKSLPPLPSKNAGTLSSLPVLVKRPLLMGIYLLVIMVISGHFTTYSYIEPFIIQISQFSPDITTLMLFVFGLAGVVGSFLFGRLYAKNSRKFIAFAMVLVICPQLLLFVFKNSEWVVFLQIFLWGIGITSLGISLQMRVLQLAPDATDVASAIYSGSYNVGIGAGALFGSIVIHQLGLGYIGFVGGALGLLALFWLRFITIKFKKT from the coding sequence ATGATGATAACCAAACAATCGTATAAAAAACTCGCCTTGATGCGGGTTTTTGTGTTTTCGCTTTCGGCGTTTATTTTTAACACCACGGAGTTTGTCCCTGTTGCGCTTCTATCAGACATTGCAAAAAGTTTTGAAATGGAGAGTGCAACAGTGGGGCTTATGATCACTCTTTATGCGTGGCTGGTGTCTCTTGGATCATTGCCCTTGATGCTACTTAGCGCTAAAATTGAAAGGAAACGCTTATTGCTTTTCCTTTTTGCCCTTTTCATTCTCAGCCATATCCTTTCAGCGTTAGCGTGGAATTTTTGGGTGTTACTGATTTCTCGCGCTGGAATCGCTTTAGCCCACTCAGTGTTTTGGTCCATTACGGCTTCTTTAGTCATTCGTGTCGCGCCCATCGGCAGGAAACAGCAAGCTTTGGGGTTATTGGCGCTAGGGAGTTCGTTGGCGATGATTTTAGGGTTGCCGCTTGGGAGAATCATTGGGCAAATGCTAGATTGGCGCTCCACTTTTGGCGTGATTGGGGGCGTTGCGACTCTTATAGCGTTGCTGATGTATAAATCGCTCCCGCCTTTGCCGAGTAAAAACGCAGGCACTCTATCTAGCCTTCCTGTATTAGTCAAACGACCGCTTTTAATGGGGATTTATTTGCTTGTGATCATGGTTATTTCTGGGCATTTCACCACTTATAGCTATATTGAGCCTTTTATCATTCAAATCAGCCAATTTTCCCCTGACATTACGACACTAATGCTGTTTGTGTTTGGGTTAGCAGGCGTGGTGGGGAGTTTTTTATTCGGCCGTTTGTATGCGAAAAATTCAAGAAAATTTATCGCTTTTGCAATGGTTTTAGTCATTTGCCCGCAACTCTTACTTTTTGTGTTTAAAAATTCAGAGTGGGTGGTTTTCTTGCAAATTTTCTTATGGGGGATTGGGATCACTTCGCTTGGGATTTCCTTGCAAATGAGGGTGTTGCAACTCGCGCCAGATGCCACGGATGTTGCGAGTGCGATTTATTCGGGGAGCTATAATGTGGGGATTGGGGCAGGAGCGTTATTTGGCAGTATTGTGATTCACCAATTAGGGCTAGGGTATATTGGCTTTGTGGGTGGGGCTTTAGGGTTGTTGGCACTGTTTTGGCTTAGATTCATTACGATAAAGTTTAAAAAAACATAA
- a CDS encoding NupC/NupG family nucleoside CNT transporter, with translation MIFSSLFSVVGMAVLFLIAWVFSSNKRAINYRTIISAFVIQVALGALALYVPLGREMLQGLASGIQSVIGYGYEGVRFLFGNLAPNTKGDQGIGGFIFAINVLAIIIFFASLISLLYYLKIMPLVINLIGGALQKCLGTSKAESMSAAANIFVAHTEAPLVIKPYLKSMSDSEIFAVMCVGMASVAGPVLAGYASMGIPLPYLIAASFMSAPGGLLFAKIIYPQNETISSHADASVEKHVNAIEAIANGASTGLNLALHVGAMLLAFVGMLALINGLLGVVGGFLGMEHLSLGLILGTLLKPLAFMLGIPWSQAGIAGEIIGIKIALNEFVGYMQFLPYLGDNPPLILSEKTKAIITFALCGFANLSSVAMLIGGLGSLVPKKKDLIVRLALKAVLVGTLSNFMSATIAGLFI, from the coding sequence ATGATTTTTAGCTCTCTTTTTAGTGTTGTAGGGATGGCGGTGCTTTTTCTTATTGCTTGGGTGTTTTCTAGCAATAAAAGGGCTATTAATTATCGCACGATTATTAGCGCGTTTGTGATCCAGGTGGCTTTAGGGGCGTTGGCTTTATATGTGCCTTTGGGTAGGGAAATGCTGCAAGGTTTAGCCAGTGGCATACAAAGCGTGATCGGTTATGGCTATGAAGGGGTGCGTTTCTTATTTGGCAATCTCGCTCCAAACACTAAGGGCGATCAAGGGATAGGAGGCTTTATCTTTGCGATCAATGTTTTAGCGATCATTATCTTTTTTGCTAGCTTGATTTCACTTCTATACTATTTAAAAATCATGCCTTTAGTGATCAATCTCATCGGTGGGGCGTTGCAAAAATGCCTAGGCACTTCTAAAGCAGAAAGCATGAGCGCAGCGGCTAATATTTTTGTAGCGCACACAGAAGCGCCCTTAGTCATTAAACCTTATTTGAAAAGCATGAGCGATTCAGAGATTTTTGCGGTCATGTGCGTGGGCATGGCTAGCGTTGCGGGGCCTGTGTTAGCCGGGTATGCGAGCATGGGCATTCCTTTGCCTTATTTAATAGCCGCTTCGTTTATGTCCGCTCCTGGGGGTTTGTTGTTCGCTAAAATCATTTACCCGCAAAACGAAACCATTTCTAGCCATGCAGATGCTTCTGTAGAAAAGCATGTCAACGCCATAGAAGCTATCGCTAATGGGGCAAGCACAGGGCTAAATTTAGCTTTGCATGTGGGAGCGATGCTTTTAGCCTTTGTGGGGATGCTCGCGCTCATTAACGGGCTTTTAGGGGTTGTAGGGGGGTTTTTAGGCATGGAGCATTTGTCTTTAGGGTTAATTTTAGGCACGCTCTTAAAACCTTTAGCTTTTATGCTAGGCATTCCTTGGAGTCAGGCCGGGATTGCTGGAGAAATCATAGGCATTAAAATCGCGCTCAATGAATTTGTGGGCTATATGCAATTTTTACCTTATTTGGGCGATAACCCTCCTCTAATCTTGAGCGAGAAAACTAAAGCGATCATCACTTTTGCGTTGTGCGGGTTTGCTAATTTAAGTTCAGTCGCTATGCTCATTGGAGGGCTTGGCAGTTTAGTGCCTAAAAAGAAAGATCTCATTGTAAGGCTTGCTTTAAAAGCGGTGCTTGTAGGCACGCTTTCTAATTTCATGAGCGCGACTATCGCTGGGTTATTCATATAG
- a CDS encoding HP1184 family multidrug efflux MATE transporter, giving the protein MHKDSIRKLFFYYFIPLAFSMISLSTYSMIDGMFVGKKLGKEAIAAVNIAWPIFPALVAYELLFGFGAASIVGYFLGQNKTHRARLVFSSVFYFVAISVFILSMALLPFSETIARLFGSNDALLSMSKRYIEIILMGAVFMVLHPLADVFVVNDKRPILAMVAMLIGSLANIFFNYLFIFVLEVGVQGSAIATVIGHAIGVLVLMQHFLRKKGQLYFIKRFSLSSVISSAKSGVPQSTAEFSASIMILLFNTAIMHTAGERFVSMYGIVMYNAIIFFTTLFAISQGIQPIASFSYGARKLERVKEVFVFGLKVAFCIGIVFYGAYYFLDEFLIKLYLQPSEQDPLFMQETKRAMNIYYVGYVFLGMTLLCAVFFQSIQRAKSSFIITLSHTLGFIVILLPILSYFYGINGVWVTYPIAQFLAFLVALGVTYYEIKKGVFTTYKEKNPIANLINK; this is encoded by the coding sequence TTGCATAAAGATTCTATTAGGAAGCTCTTTTTTTATTATTTTATCCCTTTAGCTTTTTCTATGATCTCACTTTCCACTTACTCTATGATAGATGGCATGTTTGTGGGCAAGAAACTGGGTAAAGAAGCTATCGCTGCGGTCAATATCGCATGGCCTATTTTCCCGGCGTTGGTGGCGTATGAATTGCTTTTTGGTTTTGGGGCAGCGAGTATTGTGGGGTATTTTTTGGGTCAAAATAAAACCCATAGGGCTAGGCTTGTGTTTAGCAGCGTGTTTTATTTTGTCGCTATAAGCGTCTTTATTTTGAGCATGGCGTTATTGCCTTTTAGCGAAACTATCGCGCGCCTTTTTGGGAGCAATGACGCTTTATTGAGCATGTCCAAACGCTACATTGAAATCATTTTAATGGGCGCGGTTTTTATGGTTTTGCACCCTTTGGCGGATGTTTTTGTGGTGAATGACAAACGCCCCATTTTAGCGATGGTAGCGATGCTGATTGGCTCGTTAGCGAATATCTTTTTCAACTACTTGTTTATTTTTGTTTTGGAAGTGGGGGTTCAAGGCAGTGCGATAGCCACCGTGATAGGGCATGCGATAGGGGTTTTAGTCTTAATGCAGCATTTTTTGCGCAAAAAAGGGCAATTGTATTTCATCAAGCGTTTTTCTTTGTCTTCAGTCATTTCTTCAGCCAAAAGTGGCGTGCCTCAAAGCACGGCAGAATTTAGCGCTTCTATTATGATTTTGTTGTTTAATACCGCTATCATGCACACTGCAGGGGAAAGATTTGTGAGCATGTATGGGATCGTTATGTATAATGCGATTATCTTTTTTACGACTTTATTTGCGATTTCTCAAGGCATCCAACCGATTGCGAGCTTTAGCTATGGGGCTAGAAAATTAGAGCGCGTGAAAGAGGTGTTTGTTTTTGGTTTGAAAGTGGCGTTTTGTATAGGGATTGTTTTCTATGGCGCTTATTATTTCTTAGATGAATTTTTAATCAAGCTTTATTTGCAGCCAAGCGAACAAGACCCTCTCTTTATGCAAGAAACTAAAAGGGCGATGAATATTTATTATGTTGGCTATGTTTTTTTAGGCATGACTTTGTTGTGCGCGGTGTTTTTCCAATCCATCCAACGCGCTAAAAGTTCGTTTATCATCACCCTTTCACACACGCTGGGGTTTATAGTTATTCTATTGCCGATTTTAAGTTATTTTTATGGGATTAATGGCGTTTGGGTAACTTACCCTATTGCGCAATTTTTAGCGTTTTTAGTAGCGTTAGGGGTAACTTATTATGAAATCAAAAAAGGGGTTTTTACCACTTATAAAGAGAAAAACCCTATCGCTAACTTAATCAATAAATAA
- a CDS encoding cation:proton antiporter has translation MHAEFFTFALIMLLIVMAPYMSRISRLPITVVEILFGSVGAYVGFIEPTKGFEIMSEIGFLFLMFLCGLEVEIYLFKKLGVSLLKRIFAYLLILYTLSFILTFSLNLEPIFMVIFPIISLGMIMTLVKDYRKEILWLDLVLKVGVIGELLSIFGLVVVDGVYSHGLGMDLIKDLGILIVFLILIIVAFQIFKTLFWWFPHLKLFVMPKSSQFNQDVRFSLMLFFSLVAIVVWLKIEMVLGAFLAGLVVSTFFPHKSELIHKLNDVGFGFFVPLFFIHVGSTLDLKLVFLNPHLILQGILIVIAMLSLHLITSTLLWRKYFKEAKHLFSFALGASMPLTFLVTTAAVGLKAQAISQNTYYALLMAAIFEGVLFTIAIKMLNKKA, from the coding sequence ATGCATGCAGAATTTTTCACTTTTGCGCTCATTATGCTTTTAATTGTGATGGCCCCTTATATGTCTAGAATCTCTCGTTTGCCTATCACGGTTGTGGAGATTTTATTTGGGTCTGTTGGGGCGTATGTGGGTTTTATTGAGCCAACCAAGGGCTTTGAAATCATGTCTGAGATTGGCTTTTTATTTTTAATGTTTTTATGCGGTTTGGAAGTAGAGATTTATTTGTTTAAAAAATTAGGGGTTTCTCTTTTAAAACGCATTTTTGCTTATCTGTTGATTTTATACACGCTTTCGTTCATCCTTACTTTTAGCCTTAATTTAGAGCCTATTTTCATGGTGATTTTCCCTATTATTAGTTTGGGCATGATCATGACTTTAGTCAAAGATTATCGTAAAGAGATTTTGTGGCTTGATTTGGTTTTGAAAGTGGGCGTTATTGGGGAATTATTAAGCATTTTTGGTTTGGTGGTCGTGGATGGGGTGTATTCGCATGGTTTGGGCATGGATTTGATTAAAGATTTAGGCATTCTCATTGTTTTTTTAATCTTAATTATCGTGGCGTTTCAAATCTTTAAGACTTTGTTTTGGTGGTTCCCGCATTTAAAGCTTTTTGTGATGCCTAAAAGCAGTCAGTTTAACCAAGATGTGCGTTTTTCGCTCATGCTCTTTTTTTCACTAGTTGCGATCGTGGTGTGGCTCAAAATAGAAATGGTTTTAGGGGCGTTTTTGGCGGGGTTAGTCGTTTCTACTTTTTTCCCTCATAAATCAGAATTGATCCACAAGCTCAATGATGTGGGTTTTGGGTTTTTTGTGCCTTTGTTTTTCATCCATGTAGGCTCTACTTTAGACTTAAAATTAGTGTTTTTAAACCCGCATTTGATTCTCCAAGGGATATTGATTGTCATAGCGATGTTAAGTTTGCACTTGATCACTTCAACCTTATTGTGGCGCAAATACTTTAAAGAAGCTAAGCATTTGTTTTCATTCGCTTTAGGGGCTTCTATGCCTTTAACTTTTTTAGTAACCACCGCAGCAGTGGGCTTAAAAGCGCAAGCGATCTCGCAAAACACCTACTACGCGTTGCTCATGGCGGCTATCTTTGAAGGGGTGTTATTTACGATTGCGATTAAAATGCTCAACAAAAAAGCTTAA
- a CDS encoding tRNA 2-thiocytidine(32) synthetase TtcA gives MAYEISKKVLHIVGKTNATYKLIEEGDKVLLGLSGGKDSIMLACILARMQKHAPFKFDFKAVTVHYGLGEDLKWLSDLCQEQGIEHEIIYTQIAATINEKRREKSSFCSFCSRLRRGTLYSKALEEGYNKVAIAHHLDDAVESFFMNFTYNGSLRSMPPIYRAENGLLVIRPLIKVREASSIHFVTSQNIPVAPDCNCPAKQPTSDKPPIARLATKNFLKEMQNLHPRFFDSLENAFNNVQASSFSDARYLDA, from the coding sequence ATGGCCTATGAAATTTCTAAAAAAGTCTTACACATTGTGGGCAAGACCAACGCCACTTACAAACTCATAGAAGAAGGCGATAAAGTCTTATTAGGATTGAGTGGGGGCAAGGATTCTATCATGCTCGCTTGCATCTTAGCCAGGATGCAAAAACATGCCCCTTTCAAATTTGATTTTAAAGCGGTTACCGTGCATTATGGTTTGGGCGAAGATTTGAAGTGGTTGAGCGATTTGTGCCAAGAGCAAGGCATTGAGCATGAGATCATTTACACCCAAATCGCTGCCACCATCAACGAAAAACGCCGTGAAAAAAGCTCGTTTTGTTCGTTTTGTTCTCGTTTGAGGAGAGGGACTTTGTATTCTAAAGCTTTAGAAGAAGGTTATAATAAAGTCGCTATTGCGCACCATTTAGATGATGCGGTGGAAAGCTTTTTTATGAATTTCACTTATAACGGGAGTTTAAGGAGCATGCCCCCCATTTATAGGGCTGAAAACGGCTTGTTGGTGATCCGCCCTTTGATTAAGGTTCGAGAAGCCAGTAGTATCCATTTTGTCACTTCTCAAAATATTCCGGTTGCTCCTGATTGCAACTGCCCAGCCAAGCAGCCCACCTCTGATAAGCCTCCTATCGCGCGATTAGCCACCAAAAATTTCTTAAAAGAAATGCAAAACTTGCACCCTCGTTTCTTTGATAGCTTAGAGAATGCGTTCAATAATGTCCAAGCGAGCAGCTTTAGCGACGCTAGATATTTAGACGCTTAA
- a CDS encoding MFS transporter, with translation MRFLGLFIVLPVISLYADSFHSSSPLLVGLAVGGAYLTQIVFQTPMGILSDKIGRKVVVMVCLLLFLAGSLVCFIANDIVWLVIGRFIQGMGALGGVVSAMVADEVKEEERTKAMAIMGAFIFISFTISMAIGPGVVAFLGGAKWLFLLTAILTLLSLLMLLKVKDAPKISYQIKNIKAYQPNSKALYLLYLSSFFEKAFMTLIFVLIPLALVNEFHKDESFLILVYVPGALLGVLSMGVASVMAEKYNKPKGVMLSGALLFIVSYLCLFLADSSFLGKYLWLFILGVAFFFIGFATLEPIMQSLASKFARAHEKGKVLGQFTTFGYLGSFVGGVSGGLSYHHLGVSNTSLIVVALGLIWGLSLFLLNNPSKQKNVYFPLDAYNEEQFETLEDKIIEWYVNISEEIIIVKYNSDHISEEEIIRLAQNFRK, from the coding sequence TTGCGGTTTTTGGGGCTTTTTATTGTTTTGCCTGTCATCAGTTTGTATGCGGATAGTTTCCATTCAAGCAGTCCCTTACTCGTGGGGTTGGCTGTGGGCGGAGCGTATCTTACGCAAATTGTTTTTCAAACCCCCATGGGCATTCTTAGCGATAAGATAGGCCGTAAAGTGGTGGTTATGGTGTGCTTGTTGTTGTTTTTAGCTGGCTCGTTAGTGTGCTTTATAGCAAATGATATTGTTTGGCTCGTTATAGGGCGCTTCATTCAAGGCATGGGGGCTTTAGGGGGGGTTGTTAGCGCGATGGTGGCGGATGAAGTGAAAGAAGAAGAGCGCACTAAAGCCATGGCGATCATGGGAGCGTTTATTTTCATTAGCTTCACCATAAGCATGGCGATTGGCCCTGGGGTTGTGGCGTTTTTGGGGGGGGCAAAATGGCTCTTTTTACTCACTGCGATCTTAACTTTATTGAGTTTATTGATGCTTTTAAAAGTCAAAGACGCCCCTAAAATTTCTTACCAAATCAAAAACATAAAAGCTTATCAACCCAACTCTAAAGCCTTGTATCTTTTGTATCTAAGCTCTTTTTTTGAAAAAGCGTTCATGACGCTTATTTTTGTGCTGATCCCTTTAGCCTTAGTGAATGAATTCCATAAAGATGAAAGCTTTTTGATCTTGGTGTATGTGCCTGGAGCCTTATTGGGGGTTTTAAGCATGGGAGTAGCGAGCGTTATGGCTGAAAAATACAACAAGCCTAAAGGGGTGATGCTTTCTGGTGCACTGTTGTTTATTGTGAGTTATTTGTGCTTGTTTTTAGCCGACTCTAGCTTTTTAGGAAAATATTTATGGCTCTTTATTCTTGGGGTGGCGTTTTTCTTTATTGGCTTTGCCACCTTAGAGCCTATCATGCAATCTTTAGCGTCCAAATTCGCCAGAGCGCATGAAAAAGGCAAGGTTTTAGGGCAATTCACCACTTTTGGCTATTTAGGGAGCTTTGTTGGGGGCGTGAGCGGGGGGTTGAGCTACCATCATTTAGGCGTTTCTAACACAAGCTTAATTGTTGTAGCTTTAGGGCTTATTTGGGGACTATCGCTCTTTTTACTCAACAACCCTTCCAAGCAAAAAAATGTCTATTTCCCCTTAGACGCTTATAATGAGGAACAATTTGAAACTTTAGAAGATAAAATCATTGAATGGTATGTTAATATTAGCGAAGAAATCATTATTGTGAAATATAATTCCGATCACATTAGTGAAGAAGAAATCATTCGCTTAGCGCAAAACTTTAGAAAATAA
- a CDS encoding carbonic anhydrase codes for MKKTFLIALALATSLIGAENTKWDYKNKENGPHRWDKLHKDFEVCKSGKSQSPINIEHYYHTQDKADLQFKYAASKPKAVFFTHHTLKASFEPTNHINYRGHDYVLDNVHFHAPMEFLINNKTRPLSVHFVHKDAKGRLLVLAVGFEEGKENPNLDPILEGIQKKQNFKEIALDAFLPKSINYYHFNGSLTAPPCTEGVAWFVIEEPLEVSAKQLAEIKKRMKNSPNQRPVQPDYNTVIIKSSAETR; via the coding sequence ATGAAAAAAACTTTTTTGATCGCTTTAGCGTTAGCCACTTCTCTTATAGGCGCTGAAAACACCAAATGGGATTATAAAAACAAAGAAAATGGCCCGCACCGCTGGGACAAATTGCACAAAGATTTTGAAGTGTGCAAAAGCGGTAAAAGCCAATCGCCCATCAATATTGAGCATTACTACCACACGCAAGATAAAGCCGATTTGCAATTCAAATACGCCGCTTCTAAACCTAAAGCGGTCTTTTTCACCCACCACACTTTAAAAGCTTCGTTTGAACCGACTAACCACATCAATTATAGAGGGCATGATTATGTGTTGGATAATGTACATTTCCACGCCCCTATGGAATTTTTAATCAATAATAAAACCAGGCCTTTGAGCGTGCATTTCGTACATAAAGACGCTAAAGGGCGTTTGTTGGTGTTAGCGGTAGGTTTTGAAGAAGGGAAAGAAAACCCCAACCTTGATCCTATTTTAGAAGGCATTCAAAAGAAACAAAATTTTAAAGAGATAGCTTTAGACGCTTTCTTACCTAAAAGCATCAATTACTACCATTTTAACGGCTCTCTCACCGCTCCTCCTTGCACAGAAGGGGTGGCATGGTTTGTCATAGAAGAGCCTTTGGAAGTCTCTGCCAAACAATTAGCTGAAATCAAAAAACGCATGAAAAATTCGCCCAACCAACGCCCCGTCCAGCCTGACTACAACACCGTAATCATTAAAAGCTCAGCTGAGACCCGCTAA
- a CDS encoding phosphopentomutase: MQKRVVILLLDSFGIGASEDARDFGDLGANTLGNIAKACFNNLADSNDRHGVLKLPYLESLGLGLSTLKAANELPLGFESKPNLIGAYTYAQELSSAKDTISGHWEMMGAPVLFEWGYFKDKNNSFPKEILDEIMRKTKIKGYLGNCHASGTEIIKDLGEKHLETLYPIFYTSADSVFQIAAHEEKFGLDNLYTLCEEAFHILEPLKIARVIARPFIGANRENFKRTANRKDYAIKPHKKLLFEKFIEEKQGEVISIGKIADIYAHVGITQKFKAGSLMELCDVTLEQVKNAQNNSLIFTNFVHFDSDYGHRRDISGYANALEYFDTRLKEVLENLRENDLLILCADHGCDPSFKGTDHTREYIPVLFYHKDLQPAFLGKSESFADIGQSIAHFLGLSPLDYGKNLLNFKGQS; the protein is encoded by the coding sequence ATGCAAAAAAGAGTGGTAATCTTATTATTGGATTCTTTTGGTATAGGGGCTAGTGAAGACGCTAGAGATTTTGGCGATTTGGGGGCGAACACTTTAGGCAATATCGCTAAGGCTTGTTTCAACAACCTGGCTGATTCTAACGATCGCCATGGGGTTTTGAAACTGCCTTATTTAGAGAGTTTGGGTTTAGGGTTGAGCACTTTAAAAGCCGCCAATGAATTGCCCTTAGGCTTTGAGTCTAAACCTAATTTAATAGGGGCTTACACTTATGCGCAGGAACTTTCTAGCGCTAAGGATACGATTTCTGGGCATTGGGAGATGATGGGCGCACCCGTTCTTTTTGAATGGGGGTATTTTAAAGACAAAAACAATTCCTTCCCTAAAGAAATTTTAGATGAAATTATGCGTAAAACTAAGATTAAGGGCTATTTAGGGAATTGCCACGCATCAGGGACAGAAATCATTAAAGATTTAGGCGAAAAGCATTTAGAAACTCTATACCCCATTTTTTACACTTCAGCGGATTCAGTGTTTCAAATCGCTGCACATGAAGAAAAATTTGGATTGGATAATCTTTATACTCTTTGTGAAGAAGCGTTTCACATTCTAGAGCCTTTAAAGATCGCTAGAGTGATCGCAAGGCCCTTTATTGGCGCAAATAGAGAGAATTTCAAACGCACCGCTAACCGCAAAGACTATGCGATAAAGCCCCATAAAAAATTGCTTTTTGAAAAATTCATTGAAGAAAAGCAAGGCGAAGTCATTAGCATTGGAAAAATCGCTGATATTTACGCCCATGTGGGGATCACTCAAAAGTTCAAAGCCGGTAGTTTAATGGAGCTATGCGATGTTACTTTAGAGCAGGTCAAAAACGCTCAAAACAACAGCTTGATTTTTACGAATTTTGTGCATTTTGATAGCGATTATGGGCATAGGCGCGATATTAGCGGGTATGCTAACGCTTTAGAGTATTTTGATACGCGTTTAAAAGAGGTTTTAGAAAATTTAAGGGAAAACGATTTGCTCATTCTTTGCGCCGATCATGGGTGCGATCCCAGCTTTAAAGGCACGGATCACACCCGAGAATACATTCCTGTTTTGTTCTATCATAAAGATTTGCAACCAGCCTTTTTAGGCAAGAGCGAGTCGTTTGCGGATATTGGGCAAAGCATTGCCCACTTTTTGGGATTAAGCCCCTTAGATTATGGCAAAAACTTATTAAACTTTAAAGGACAATCATGA